The genomic segment CCCTGTGCCCCTGCTCAGCCCTGTCTGGATGTCATGTTTTATGAGCTTGGCTGCCGTTCCCGGCCAGCTAGCCTCTTAAGAGAGCGTCAGAACGGAGAGAGCTAGCAACGGCAGAGCTGCACGTTGTCAGACTGCGCATGCTAGCCTGTTAGCGTGCTAGCCTGTTAGCGTGCTAGAAAAAAAAACGAtgtctaaccctctctctccccctctccccctctccccctctctctgtccccctctctccccctcccaggcgGTCTTCACGGATCTGGAGATCTTAGCGGCCATCTTTGCCGCCGCCATCCACGATGTCGACCATCCGGGAGTGTCGAACCagttcctcatcaacaccagtgAGTTTCTCCTCGCGTTCACACAAACTTTTCTCCCACCGAGTCGTTCTTGCTGTGCGTGcggaaaacattttcctcaccccaacgtgtgtgtgtgtgtgtgtgtccgtccagaTTCGGAGCTGGCGCTGATGTACAACGACGAGTCGGTCCTGGAGAACCACCACCTGGCCGTGGGCTTCAAGCTGCTGCAGGAGGAGAATTGCGACATCTTCCAGAACCTTCCCAAGAAACAGAGGCAGTCCCTCAGGAAGATGGTCATCGACATGGTGAGTGACGGCACCGTAGCCGAGGGGCGGGTCGCTGTGTTGTCCACAGCTGATGATGGATTGTGTTTCTCCCGGCTCCAGGTATTGGCTACAGACATGTCCAAACACATGAGCCTATTGGCTGATCTGAAGACCATGGTAGAGACAAAGAAGGTGACCAGTTCTGGTGTTCTGCTGCTGGACAACTACACCGACAgaatacaggtgtgtgttttcctgtctgtgtggcagCTCTCTATATGTCCTTGTAATAGGTCTAGTCAACAGCCAAAGCTGGAGGAGGTTAGCTTTCCACAAAGTAAAGGGATCAATAGAAACTAAATGACCCCTGCCCTTagcttcctcttctccatccatccatccctccctccatccctctaacacccttccaccccccatccctccctccatccctctaacaccctccaaccccccaatccctccctccatcactctaccaccctcccacccccacccctccctccatcactctaacaccctcccacccccacccctccctcaatccctctaacaccctccaaccccccatccctccctccatcactctaccaccctcccacccccacccctccttccatcactctaacaccctcccacccccacccctccctcaatccctctaacaccctccaacccccccatccctccctccatccctctaacaccctcccacccccatctctccctccatccctctaacaCCGTCCTGTCTGTGATtcacccctctttccctcctctttcctcctcatcccctccctccccttccttctttcctctcctgatGGTCCTCTGTGTTCTGATGCAGGTGCTGAGGAACATGGTTCACTGTGCCGACCTCAGCAACCCCACCAAGTCCCTGGAGCTGTACCGCCAGTGGACGGACCGCATCATGGACGAGTTCTTCAGCCAGGGCGACCGGGAGAGGGAGCGCGGCATGGAGATCAGCCCCATGTGTGACAAACACACCGCCTCGGTGGAAAAGAGCCAggtgagtctctctcacacacacacacatcaacacaagaATGCACTTATAGTTGTGTTCGCACACATacgtgcacacatacatacacgcgctgactcccccctccctctcctggccCTCTCCAGGTGGGCTTCATCGACTACATCGTGCACCCCCTGTGGGAGACCTGGGGGGACCTGGTCCACCCCGACGCCCAGGACATCCTGGACACTCTGGAGGACAACCGTAACTGGTACCAGAGCATGATCCCCCAGAGCCCCTCCCCGCCCTTCTACGACCAGGGGCAGGACGGCCACGGGGGCGACAAGTTCCAGTTTGAGctcaccctggaggaggaggactctgAGTGTACGGAGAAGGAGGACcagagccaggaggaggaggacagcctgggggagcccacacactcccctctgGACCTCTCAGACAGCCAGGAGCCCATGGAGCCGGCGTGCGTTGAGATCGTCACACACGGCGCCTCGCCCACCGACACCTAGGAGAGCCTGGAGGAGCGGGGCTCTGCACCGCGCCACGGTGTCTCGTTTTAACAAGGAGAGATCCTGCAGTCATGCTTTTAACGAGGCCCGCCATGGGCCTCCGTCTGAGCCAAGAGGGGGGGTGTGGCTCTTGAGTTAGGAGCCGGCAGAGGGAGAGTTTTGGTCGACCGGCTAGCGAGTTCTCAGGAAAAACTAAACGCTGCAGAACATTAGTGGGACTGAGGAGGCGTGCGGCTGGAGAACTGAAGGATTGTGGGACAGTTCGGAAACggttatattttcttttttttttcgaaCTGACGTCCGTGACGTTGACACTACTGACAGAAGTTTTGTACCTTGTGACCTTTCTACGGCGCCAGGATGCCAGGAGGTAGCAGACGAACTACTGATGGACGTGCGTTTGTATCGCGAGCGAGAGAAAAAAAGGGTTTACTTTTTTCCTTGTAACATTTGTCAAAGGACTTTTGTGTGCCTTTTTTACGATTGTCTTTTTActagttttttatttattgaacaCACTTTAGTATGTACGtgatttttgttttctttttcttcttaagAATATTTGAAAGCTGAAGAGCAAAATCCTTTTGTATCTCCGACAGAGAACAGTCTTCCTTGTATTGGGCAATAGAGAACTACAAACAACTTTAGACAAACCTTGGACTAACTCATCAATAACAAACATGAATTCCCATGATAGACGCACAGTCTTGTTCGCAATATTTCAGTTTCAATCCAAGCACAACAAATATGTTTAATTTGTGTAAGTGTCAGATTTCACTGTTAGATCCATGATTTTTTTAACCTCAAATACACATCTTTCTGAAATCACCTGCTCTCTTTCATCTTCCCTCCTCA from the Osmerus eperlanus unplaced genomic scaffold, fOsmEpe2.1 SCAFFOLD_318, whole genome shotgun sequence genome contains:
- the LOC134015732 gene encoding cAMP-specific 3',5'-cyclic phosphodiesterase 4B-like isoform X3; this encodes MSVCLFADETYQKLAVETMEELDWCLDQLETIQTYRSVSDMASNKFKRMLNRELTHLSEMSRSGNQVSEFISNTFLDKQNDVEIPSPPPSARERKKKALMTQISGVKKVAHGPSLSSSCISRFGVKTDKEDLLSKELEDLNKWGLNIFTVSEYSNHRPLTCIMYAIFQERDLLKTFKIPTDTLVAYMMTLEDHYHSDVAYHNSLHAADVAQSTHILLSTPALDAVFTDLEILAAIFAAAIHDVDHPGVSNQFLINTNSELALMYNDESVLENHHLAVGFKLLQEENCDIFQNLPKKQRQSLRKMVIDMVLATDMSKHMSLLADLKTMVETKKVTSSGVLLLDNYTDRIQVLRNMVHCADLSNPTKSLELYRQWTDRIMDEFFSQGDRERERGMEISPMCDKHTASVEKSQVGFIDYIVHPLWETWGDLVHPDAQDILDTLEDNRNWYQSMIPQSPSPPFYDQGQDGHGGDKFQFELTLEEEDSECTEKEDQSQEEEDSLGEPTHSPLDLSDSQEPMEPACVEIVTHGASPTDT
- the LOC134015732 gene encoding cAMP-specific 3',5'-cyclic phosphodiesterase 4B-like isoform X2, yielding MPEANYLLSVSWGYIKFKRMLNRELTHLSEMSRSGNQVSEFISNTFLDKQNDVEIPSPPPSARERKKKALMTQISGVKKVAHGPSLSSSCISRFGVKTDKEDLLSKELEDLNKWGLNIFTVSEYSNHRPLTCIMYAIFQERDLLKTFKIPTDTLVAYMMTLEDHYHSDVAYHNSLHAADVAQSTHILLSTPALDAVFTDLEILAAIFAAAIHDVDHPGVSNQFLINTNSELALMYNDESVLENHHLAVGFKLLQEENCDIFQNLPKKQRQSLRKMVIDMVLATDMSKHMSLLADLKTMVETKKVTSSGVLLLDNYTDRIQVLRNMVHCADLSNPTKSLELYRQWTDRIMDEFFSQGDRERERGMEISPMCDKHTASVEKSQVGFIDYIVHPLWETWGDLVHPDAQDILDTLEDNRNWYQSMIPQSPSPPFYDQGQDGHGGDKFQFELTLEEEDSECTEKEDQSQEEEDSLGEPTHSPLDLSDSQEPMEPACVEIVTHGASPTDT
- the LOC134015732 gene encoding cAMP-specific 3',5'-cyclic phosphodiesterase 4B-like isoform X1, which encodes MGACYLEKKDRKIGKLNGWRKFKRMLNRELTHLSEMSRSGNQVSEFISNTFLDKQNDVEIPSPPPSARERKKKALMTQISGVKKVAHGPSLSSSCISRFGVKTDKEDLLSKELEDLNKWGLNIFTVSEYSNHRPLTCIMYAIFQERDLLKTFKIPTDTLVAYMMTLEDHYHSDVAYHNSLHAADVAQSTHILLSTPALDAVFTDLEILAAIFAAAIHDVDHPGVSNQFLINTNSELALMYNDESVLENHHLAVGFKLLQEENCDIFQNLPKKQRQSLRKMVIDMVLATDMSKHMSLLADLKTMVETKKVTSSGVLLLDNYTDRIQVLRNMVHCADLSNPTKSLELYRQWTDRIMDEFFSQGDRERERGMEISPMCDKHTASVEKSQVGFIDYIVHPLWETWGDLVHPDAQDILDTLEDNRNWYQSMIPQSPSPPFYDQGQDGHGGDKFQFELTLEEEDSECTEKEDQSQEEEDSLGEPTHSPLDLSDSQEPMEPACVEIVTHGASPTDT